A genomic segment from Frateuria edaphi encodes:
- a CDS encoding type II secretion system F family protein codes for MATANAIAKNANLGAQRAEVSRMTMYDWVALDKRGKRMKGEMPAKNASLVKAELRRQGMNPQTVREKSKPMFGSTGSTVKPRDVAIFSRQIATMMASGVPMVQSFEIIADGQKNVRFKNIITDVKQGIEGGASLHEALGKYPVQFDELYRNLVRAGESAGVLDTVLDTVATYKERMEGIKAKIKKALFYPVMVLAVALLVSMIMLLFVVPVFAQTFKDAGAELPAPTQIVIGASEFMKAYWWVVIASIVGGVVAIVMGKRRSVKFAHFLDRLMLKLPVIGNILRQSAIARFARTLGVTFRAGVPLVEALDAVAGATGSVVYSEAVHRMRDDIAVGHQLQLSMRQTGLFPNMVVQMTAIGEESGALDNMLFKVAEFYEEEVNNAVDTLSTLLEPLIMVILGVLVGGMVVSLYLPIFKLAGTV; via the coding sequence ATGGCTACGGCTAACGCAATTGCCAAGAACGCGAACCTGGGCGCCCAGCGCGCCGAGGTCAGCAGGATGACCATGTACGACTGGGTCGCGCTGGACAAGCGTGGCAAGCGCATGAAGGGCGAGATGCCGGCGAAGAACGCGTCGCTGGTCAAGGCCGAGCTGCGCCGCCAGGGCATGAACCCGCAGACGGTGCGCGAGAAGTCCAAGCCGATGTTCGGATCCACCGGAAGCACGGTGAAGCCGCGCGACGTGGCCATCTTCAGCCGGCAGATCGCCACGATGATGGCCTCGGGCGTGCCCATGGTGCAGTCGTTCGAGATCATCGCCGACGGCCAGAAGAACGTCCGGTTCAAGAACATCATCACGGACGTCAAGCAGGGCATCGAGGGTGGCGCGTCCCTGCACGAAGCGCTGGGCAAGTACCCAGTGCAGTTCGACGAGCTCTACCGCAACCTGGTCCGCGCCGGCGAATCGGCCGGCGTGCTGGACACGGTGCTGGACACCGTGGCCACCTACAAGGAGCGGATGGAAGGCATCAAAGCCAAGATCAAGAAGGCGCTGTTCTACCCCGTGATGGTATTGGCGGTGGCGTTGCTGGTCAGCATGATCATGCTGCTGTTCGTGGTGCCGGTGTTCGCGCAAACCTTCAAGGACGCCGGTGCGGAACTGCCTGCTCCCACGCAGATCGTCATCGGCGCCTCGGAATTCATGAAGGCCTATTGGTGGGTCGTGATCGCTTCGATCGTGGGCGGCGTGGTAGCAATTGTCATGGGCAAGCGGCGCTCGGTTAAGTTTGCCCACTTCCTCGATCGCCTCATGCTCAAGCTCCCAGTGATCGGCAACATCCTGCGCCAATCCGCGATCGCGCGTTTCGCTCGCACGCTGGGCGTTACCTTCCGCGCCGGCGTGCCGCTGGTGGAGGCGCTGGATGCCGTGGCCGGCGCGACCGGCAGCGTGGTGTATTCCGAGGCGGTCCACCGAATGCGCGACGACATCGCGGTCGGCCACCAGCTCCAGCTCTCGATGCGACAGACCGGCCTGTTCCCCAACATGGTGGTGCAGATGACTGCCATCGGCGAGGAATCCGGCGCTCTGGACAACATGTTGTTCAAGGTCGCCGAGTTCTATGAGGAAGAGGTCAACAATGCCGTCGACACTTTGTCGACTCTGCTCGAACCGCTGATTATGGTGATTCTGGGCGTGCTGGTCGGCGGCATGGTGGTGTCGCTGTACCTGCCGATCTTCAAGCTGGCCGGCACCGTTTAA
- the pilB gene encoding type IV-A pilus assembly ATPase PilB, protein MSSQLQPSLAGLTGMARRLVSEGVLPEADVRKAVADSAEKKASLAAWLLDHGLVESAKLTQVASAEFGMPMMDVSAVAPASMPVNLISEALMTKHQALPLFKRGKRLFVGIADPMQSHALDEIKFHSNCMVEPILVERGQLSRAIDNALATANAAMPEMGSDEFDDLSLETADEEATDSTGIDATGGDDAPVVKFVNKILVDAIRRGASDIHFEPFETNFRVRLRMDGMLRPVANPPMKMASRISSRLKVMAGLDIAERRVPQDGRIKLNLSKSRSMDFRVSTLPTLFGEKIVLRILDSSSAKLGIDKLGYEEAQKKLYLDAIHKPYGMVLVTGPTGSGKTVSLYTALNILNTPERNISTVEDPVEIRVEGINQVQQNVKRGMTFAAALRSFLRQDPDVIMVGEIRDLETAEIAIKAAQTGHMVLSTLHTNDAPQTIARLMNMGIPPYSITSSVTLVIAQRLARRLHDCKRPQTLPPHVLLAAGFSQEDIDAGITLYEAVGCDHCNEGYKGRVGIYKVMPMSEDIQKIVLQGGNALQIGEVARKSGINDLRASALLKVKAGVTSLAEIDRVTKD, encoded by the coding sequence ATGTCATCCCAATTGCAACCGTCGCTCGCGGGCCTGACCGGCATGGCGCGTCGCCTGGTGTCCGAAGGCGTGCTGCCGGAGGCCGATGTCCGCAAGGCGGTCGCCGATTCGGCTGAGAAGAAAGCCTCGCTGGCGGCCTGGCTGCTGGACCACGGCTTGGTGGAAAGCGCCAAGCTCACGCAGGTTGCCTCGGCCGAATTCGGCATGCCGATGATGGATGTCAGTGCTGTGGCGCCAGCGTCCATGCCGGTGAACCTGATCAGCGAGGCGCTGATGACCAAGCACCAGGCGCTGCCGCTGTTCAAGCGCGGCAAGCGCCTGTTCGTGGGCATCGCCGATCCGATGCAGTCGCACGCGCTGGACGAGATCAAGTTCCACTCCAATTGCATGGTGGAACCGATCCTGGTCGAGCGCGGCCAGCTCTCCCGCGCCATCGACAACGCGTTGGCGACCGCCAACGCGGCCATGCCCGAGATGGGCAGCGACGAGTTCGACGACCTGTCGCTGGAGACCGCCGACGAGGAAGCGACCGACAGCACCGGCATCGATGCCACCGGCGGCGACGACGCGCCGGTGGTCAAGTTCGTCAACAAGATCCTGGTCGATGCGATCCGCCGCGGCGCCTCGGACATCCATTTCGAGCCGTTCGAAACCAACTTTCGCGTGCGCCTGCGCATGGACGGCATGCTGCGCCCGGTGGCCAACCCGCCGATGAAGATGGCCAGCCGCATTTCCTCGCGCCTCAAGGTGATGGCCGGTCTGGACATCGCCGAGCGCCGCGTACCGCAGGACGGCCGCATCAAGCTGAACCTCTCCAAGAGCCGCTCGATGGACTTCCGCGTGAGCACGCTGCCCACGTTGTTCGGCGAGAAGATCGTGCTGCGTATCCTGGACAGCTCCTCGGCCAAGCTGGGCATCGACAAGCTCGGCTACGAGGAAGCCCAGAAAAAACTCTACCTGGACGCCATCCACAAGCCCTACGGCATGGTGCTGGTGACCGGCCCTACCGGTTCGGGCAAGACGGTGTCGCTGTACACCGCGCTCAATATCCTCAACACGCCGGAGCGCAACATCTCCACCGTCGAGGACCCGGTCGAAATCCGCGTCGAGGGCATCAACCAGGTCCAGCAGAACGTGAAGCGCGGCATGACTTTCGCCGCGGCGCTGCGCTCGTTCCTGCGCCAGGATCCGGACGTGATCATGGTCGGCGAAATCCGCGACCTGGAAACCGCCGAGATCGCGATCAAGGCAGCGCAGACCGGCCATATGGTGCTCTCCACTCTGCACACCAACGACGCGCCGCAGACCATCGCGCGCCTGATGAACATGGGCATCCCGCCCTACTCCATCACATCGTCGGTGACGCTGGTGATCGCCCAGCGCCTGGCCCGTCGCCTGCACGACTGCAAGAGGCCGCAAACCCTGCCTCCGCACGTGCTGCTCGCAGCCGGTTTCAGCCAGGAAGACATCGATGCGGGCATCACCCTGTACGAGGCGGTCGGCTGCGATCATTGCAACGAGGGATACAAGGGCCGCGTGGGCATCTACAAGGTGATGCCGATGAGCGAGGACATCCAGAAGATCGTTCTGCAGGGCGGCAATGCGTTGCAGATCGGGGAGGTCGCGCGCAAAAGCGGCATCAACGACCTGCGCGCCTCGGCGCTGCTAAAGGTCAAGGCTGGCGTCACGAGCCTGGCCGAGATCGACCGCGTCACCAAGGATTGA
- a CDS encoding glycosyltransferase family 2 protein: protein MTRLSIILPAKNEAAALARLLPALRTAQPDAEIIVVDDGSTDDTREICAANAVDCLSSPYSMGNGAAIKRGARAARGEWLVFMDGDGQHDPADIDRLLVRLQEGYDMAIGARDWGSQAGVGRGLANTLYNWLATRMTGHAVLDLTSGFRAARAEKFREFLYLLPNGFSYPTTSTMAFFRSAYPVAYVPIKAAQRVGKSHIRPLRDGLRFLLIIFKIATLYSPLKLFAPASLLFLLVGCINYGYTLYATHRLTNMSALLWSAAVIVFLVGLVSEQITALMYRSDRRD, encoded by the coding sequence TTGACACGCCTGAGCATCATCCTGCCCGCGAAGAACGAAGCGGCGGCACTGGCCCGCCTGCTGCCGGCCCTGCGCACGGCCCAGCCGGATGCCGAGATCATCGTTGTGGACGACGGTTCGACCGACGACACCCGCGAAATCTGCGCTGCCAACGCCGTGGATTGCCTGTCTTCCCCGTATTCGATGGGTAACGGCGCGGCAATCAAGCGCGGCGCGCGCGCGGCGCGGGGCGAATGGCTGGTCTTCATGGACGGCGACGGCCAGCACGACCCGGCCGACATCGATCGGCTGCTGGTCCGGTTGCAGGAAGGTTACGACATGGCCATTGGTGCGCGCGACTGGGGCAGCCAGGCCGGCGTTGGCCGCGGCTTGGCCAACACTCTGTACAACTGGCTGGCCACGCGCATGACCGGTCATGCGGTCCTGGACCTCACCTCCGGCTTCCGCGCCGCGCGTGCGGAAAAATTCCGAGAGTTCCTGTACCTGCTGCCCAATGGGTTTTCCTACCCCACCACCAGCACCATGGCCTTCTTCCGCAGCGCCTACCCGGTCGCCTACGTACCGATCAAGGCCGCCCAGCGCGTGGGGAAGAGTCACATCCGGCCGCTCCGCGACGGGCTCAGGTTCTTGCTGATCATTTTCAAGATCGCCACGCTTTATTCGCCGTTGAAGCTGTTCGCGCCCGCCAGTCTGCTGTTCCTCCTCGTTGGATGCATCAACTACGGCTATACCTTGTACGCAACCCACCGGCTCACCAACATGAGCGCGCTGCTGTGGAGTGCCGCGGTGATCGTGTTCCTCGTCGGGTTGGTTTCGGAGCAGATCACGGCATTGATGTATCGCAGCGACAGGCGTGATTGA
- a CDS encoding glycosyltransferase family 4 protein, protein MTSTSYPSDARDWRGVFISHMAGSLARRDDLRLRLWAPPGALPQHVEAATTPAEAQWLGRLMEEGGVSHLLRQRPWSGLGASVRLLRWLGRVFRRFPGTDLYHVNWLQCALPLPHDGKPALITILGNDMQLLRLPLVRAALARAMRNRPVALCPNADWMEAPLRAAFGRAMVVTVPFGIDERWYAVKRGTPTAAVPLWLVVTRLTAAKLGPLFEWSRPLFAGRQRHLHVFGPMQESIQVPDWVQYHGPIDGDSLAGEWFPRASGLITLSQHAEGRPQVMLEAMAAGLPIIASRMPAHADIVQDGSTGRLCGTAQEYAQALDQVEDVSLNRSMGDAARAWVMRTLGTWDDCAQRYVDVYKVLCKDAVS, encoded by the coding sequence ATGACCAGCACTTCGTATCCTTCCGATGCGAGAGACTGGCGAGGCGTGTTCATCTCCCACATGGCGGGGAGCCTTGCTCGCCGCGACGACCTTCGCTTGCGGCTGTGGGCTCCCCCGGGCGCGCTGCCGCAGCATGTGGAGGCAGCCACCACGCCAGCGGAGGCGCAGTGGCTGGGCCGATTGATGGAAGAAGGTGGCGTGTCTCACCTGTTGCGCCAGCGGCCGTGGAGTGGCCTAGGCGCCAGCGTCCGCCTCCTCCGCTGGCTCGGCAGGGTGTTTCGCCGCTTTCCGGGTACGGACCTGTACCACGTCAATTGGCTGCAGTGCGCACTGCCGCTGCCGCACGATGGCAAACCGGCGCTCATCACGATCCTGGGCAACGACATGCAATTGCTGAGGTTGCCATTGGTGCGAGCAGCGCTGGCACGAGCGATGCGTAACAGACCGGTCGCGTTGTGCCCGAACGCCGACTGGATGGAGGCACCGTTGCGCGCCGCGTTCGGCAGGGCGATGGTGGTGACAGTGCCGTTCGGCATCGATGAGCGCTGGTACGCCGTGAAACGCGGAACGCCCACCGCCGCGGTACCACTCTGGCTGGTCGTGACGCGCCTGACGGCAGCAAAGTTGGGACCGTTGTTCGAGTGGTCCCGCCCCTTGTTCGCCGGCCGGCAGCGCCACCTCCATGTGTTCGGCCCGATGCAGGAGTCGATCCAGGTGCCCGATTGGGTGCAATACCACGGTCCGATAGACGGGGACTCGCTGGCGGGTGAATGGTTCCCCCGCGCGAGTGGCCTCATCACCCTCAGCCAACATGCCGAAGGTCGCCCTCAGGTGATGCTCGAGGCAATGGCAGCCGGCCTGCCGATCATCGCCTCGCGGATGCCGGCACATGCGGACATCGTGCAGGATGGCAGTACGGGCCGGTTATGCGGGACCGCGCAGGAATACGCGCAAGCGCTCGATCAGGTGGAGGATGTCTCTCTCAACCGGTCCATGGGGGATGCCGCGCGCGCCTGGGTAATGCGCACGCTAGGCACCTGGGACGACTGCGCCCAACGCTATGTCGACGTGTACAAAGTGCTCTGCAAGGACGCGGTCTCGTGA
- a CDS encoding NAD-dependent epimerase/dehydratase family protein — MNDAVLLLGAGGFVGSRLLPALVALGYPVLAASRTALAAPASVERCVGDFHEPRDFAPWLSRCHTVVHAAAASTPGSSAAHPLRELEENLRPTLALLEALQDFPAVHMVYLSSGGTLYDESVARFADEVAPTAPRSYHGAGKLAAEAFIAAWCRQYRAGATIMRPSNLYGPGQAGRPGFGIVPASFEKLRQGQSLHVWGDGSARRDYLYIDDFVRLCVAVVERGAPSGPRTINACSGESISLNELLATMGRVIGIEIARTYDRSRSVDAPAVSMCADLAHQLFGWSASTTLEEGLARTWAWFNTTPG, encoded by the coding sequence GTGAACGACGCCGTTCTGCTGCTCGGTGCTGGTGGTTTCGTAGGAAGCCGCCTCCTGCCCGCACTCGTCGCGCTCGGCTATCCCGTGCTCGCAGCAAGCCGCACCGCGCTTGCCGCACCAGCATCGGTCGAGCGCTGCGTCGGCGACTTCCATGAACCCCGCGACTTCGCGCCATGGCTTTCACGCTGCCATACAGTGGTGCACGCGGCGGCCGCCTCAACGCCTGGGAGCTCAGCCGCCCATCCACTGCGGGAGCTGGAAGAGAACCTGAGGCCCACACTCGCTCTCCTCGAGGCTCTGCAGGATTTCCCGGCCGTCCATATGGTCTATCTCTCCTCGGGCGGAACGCTCTACGACGAGTCCGTGGCACGGTTCGCCGACGAGGTTGCGCCAACCGCACCGCGCTCCTACCACGGCGCAGGCAAGCTAGCCGCTGAAGCATTCATAGCCGCATGGTGTCGCCAGTACCGGGCCGGCGCCACGATCATGCGGCCTTCCAACCTGTATGGCCCCGGGCAGGCCGGGCGTCCCGGTTTCGGCATCGTTCCCGCGTCCTTCGAAAAACTCCGGCAGGGCCAATCGCTGCACGTCTGGGGCGATGGCAGTGCCCGGCGCGACTATTTGTACATCGACGACTTCGTGAGACTGTGCGTAGCGGTCGTCGAGCGAGGTGCCCCCTCCGGTCCGCGCACCATCAACGCGTGCAGTGGCGAAAGCATCAGCTTGAACGAGCTTCTCGCAACCATGGGGCGAGTCATCGGCATCGAGATCGCGCGCACCTATGACCGGTCGCGTTCGGTTGATGCGCCCGCAGTAAGCATGTGCGCGGACCTGGCGCACCAATTGTTCGGCTGGTCCGCCAGCACCACGCTCGAAGAGGGGTTGGCACGCACATGGGCTTGGTTCAATACCACCCCGGGCTGA
- a CDS encoding glycosyltransferase family 2 protein, with amino-acid sequence MLAECLDSVLSQQPARPIEIIVHDDASTDSSVAFLREHYPQVEILASADNVGFCIGNNRMVEHARGEYVLLLNNDAALYPDALDTLLATAGAGDRRILTLPQYDWVSGTLVDRGCRLDPFYNPVPNLAPGRSEVAMVIGACLFLPRALWGELGGFPDWMGSIGEDLYLCCRARLTGAGVSTTANSGYRHRQGQSFGGNRVDGGKMHTTYLRRQLSERNKTATLIICTPTWLVWPLLLAHLIALSLEGALLAGWRRDRRIWTSIYAKTWRSVASNWHDWLTRRRQVQGARRIGLRDYFALFVPAPRKLVLFLRHGFPAVRQ; translated from the coding sequence ATGCTAGCCGAATGTCTCGATTCGGTCCTGTCGCAGCAGCCTGCGAGACCCATCGAAATCATCGTCCATGACGATGCCTCGACGGACTCTTCAGTCGCGTTCCTTCGCGAGCATTATCCTCAAGTCGAGATATTGGCCAGCGCCGACAATGTCGGGTTCTGCATTGGAAACAACCGCATGGTCGAGCACGCGCGCGGGGAATATGTGCTGCTGCTCAACAATGATGCGGCGCTGTACCCGGACGCGCTCGACACCTTGCTCGCAACGGCCGGCGCGGGCGACAGACGCATCTTGACGTTGCCTCAGTACGACTGGGTGAGCGGCACGCTCGTCGATCGCGGGTGCCGTCTGGATCCGTTCTACAACCCGGTGCCCAACCTAGCACCCGGGCGAAGCGAAGTGGCGATGGTCATCGGCGCCTGTCTGTTCCTGCCGCGTGCGCTATGGGGCGAACTCGGAGGCTTTCCGGATTGGATGGGTTCGATCGGCGAGGATCTCTACCTGTGCTGCCGCGCGCGTTTGACCGGCGCTGGTGTGTCCACGACTGCCAACAGCGGCTATCGGCACCGGCAAGGACAAAGTTTCGGCGGCAATCGTGTGGACGGCGGAAAAATGCATACAACGTACCTCCGCCGCCAGCTCAGTGAGCGCAATAAGACAGCGACGCTGATTATCTGCACGCCCACCTGGCTGGTGTGGCCACTACTGTTGGCGCACCTGATCGCGTTGAGTCTGGAAGGTGCACTCTTGGCCGGATGGCGGCGCGATCGGAGGATATGGACCTCCATCTACGCGAAAACCTGGCGCAGCGTCGCATCGAACTGGCACGACTGGCTCACGCGACGCCGGCAGGTGCAGGGCGCGCGGCGGATCGGCTTGCGCGACTATTTCGCGCTCTTCGTCCCCGCTCCCCGCAAACTCGTTCTGTTCTTGCGCCACGGGTTTCCGGCCGTGCGTCAGTAG
- the pseB gene encoding UDP-N-acetylglucosamine 4,6-dehydratase (inverting) gives MFDDKSILITGGTGSFGKRYVKTLLERYRPRRLVVYSRDELKQYEMQQAFNAPCMRYFIGDVRDRARLAQAMRGVDFVIHAAALKQVPAAEYNPMECIKTNIYGAENVIHAAIENQVKQVIALSTDKAANPINLYGATKLASDKLFVAANNMSGGQDTVFSVVRYGNVVGSRGSVVPFFRNMIAQGAQDLPITDARMTRFWISLQQGVDFVLKNFARMYGGEIFVPKIPSVRIVDLAEAMAPGLQHRIVGIRPGEKLHEIMCPADDSHLTLEFEDHYVIRPTITFVSRGNDFGINRSGEQGRPVPQGFEYNSGTNPRFLTVADIAQFNKHAED, from the coding sequence ATGTTCGACGACAAGTCCATCTTGATTACCGGCGGGACCGGCTCTTTCGGGAAGCGCTATGTAAAGACGCTTCTGGAGCGTTACCGGCCCCGGCGCCTGGTGGTGTATTCGCGCGACGAATTGAAACAGTACGAAATGCAGCAGGCGTTCAATGCCCCATGCATGCGTTACTTCATCGGCGACGTCCGCGACCGGGCTCGCCTTGCCCAGGCGATGCGGGGCGTGGACTTCGTCATTCATGCTGCGGCCCTGAAGCAGGTGCCTGCCGCCGAATACAATCCCATGGAGTGCATCAAGACCAATATCTACGGCGCCGAGAATGTCATTCATGCGGCGATCGAGAACCAGGTAAAACAGGTGATCGCCCTGTCGACCGACAAGGCCGCCAATCCGATCAACCTCTACGGCGCCACCAAGCTGGCCTCGGACAAGCTATTCGTCGCGGCGAACAACATGTCCGGCGGCCAAGACACAGTTTTTTCGGTGGTGCGCTACGGCAACGTCGTGGGTTCGCGGGGGTCGGTGGTTCCATTCTTCAGAAACATGATCGCGCAGGGTGCGCAAGACCTTCCCATTACTGACGCACGCATGACCCGTTTCTGGATATCTCTCCAGCAAGGTGTGGATTTTGTATTAAAGAACTTCGCGAGAATGTACGGAGGCGAGATCTTCGTGCCGAAAATTCCGTCCGTTCGGATCGTCGATCTCGCCGAGGCCATGGCCCCCGGATTACAGCACAGGATCGTCGGCATCCGTCCCGGGGAAAAGCTCCACGAAATCATGTGCCCTGCGGACGACTCCCACCTGACGCTCGAGTTTGAAGACCACTATGTGATCCGGCCGACGATCACGTTCGTCAGCCGCGGCAACGATTTCGGCATCAATCGATCGGGCGAGCAGGGACGACCAGTGCCGCAGGGGTTCGAGTACAACTCGGGCACGAACCCGCGATTCCTCACTGTGGCGGACATTGCGCAGTTCAACAAGCACGCCGAGGATTGA